The nucleotide sequence GGGATGACTATTAATGATTTCGGTCATGATCTGACGCATTAACGCAGAATCATCAACACATAATACTTTTATTTTACTCATTATCTTTCCTTAGCCAGCCCATAAACAGTCTGCCCGCGCAGGTAAAATTCCCGACTGATCTGACTGAAGTTCTCTGAATGCCCGGCAAACAATAATCCGCCCGGTTTAAGCAGCGGAACAAAACGACGCAAAATACGCTCCTGGGTCTCTTTATCGAAATAAATCATTACATTACGACAAAAAATCGCATCAAAAGGCGCTGGCAGAGACCACTCGGGAGCCAACAGATTCACTTGCTGAAAATGTATCATGTTCGCCAGATCTGGCCGAACACGGACCAACCCGCTATGTGGCCCGGTTCCCCGTAAAAAGAAACGCTGCATCTGCTGCGGAGAAAGTGAACGCAGATCTTCCTGTCGGTAAATGCCGGCAGACGCTTTCTCTAAAACCTGTGTATCAATATCGCTGGCTACGATCTGACAACTACCAGCACGATCACCATAGACTTCGGCAAGGGTCATCGCTAATGAATAGGGCTCTTCTCCCGTAGACGCAGCGGTACACCAAATGCTGTACCCCCCAGGCCGTTTGCGGGCGTGCTCGGCAAGAATCGGGAAATGGTGTGCCTCACGAAAAAACGCTGTCAAATTAGTCGTTAACGCATTAATAAATGCCTGCCATTCGGCACTGTTCGGATCTGAC is from Dickeya dianthicola NCPPB 453 and encodes:
- the cheR gene encoding protein-glutamate O-methyltransferase CheR; this translates as MKNTPSPNRSGSTSILSQMVERLPLSDVHFRRISQLIYQRAGIVLADHKREMVYNRLVRRLRLLGINDFGQYLALLESDPNSAEWQAFINALTTNLTAFFREAHHFPILAEHARKRPGGYSIWCTAASTGEEPYSLAMTLAEVYGDRAGSCQIVASDIDTQVLEKASAGIYRQEDLRSLSPQQMQRFFLRGTGPHSGLVRVRPDLANMIHFQQVNLLAPEWSLPAPFDAIFCRNVMIYFDKETQERILRRFVPLLKPGGLLFAGHSENFSQISREFYLRGQTVYGLAKER